A single region of the Mycobacterium lentiflavum genome encodes:
- the cydB gene encoding cytochrome d ubiquinol oxidase subunit II, with translation MALQELWFGIIAVLFLGFFILEGFDFGVGMLMEPFGRAGTGDRENHRRAALNTIGPVWDGNEVWLLTAGAGMFAAFPGWYASVFSTLYLPLLAILFGMIVRAVAIEWRGKIDDTKWRALADFAIAAGSWLPAVLWGVAFAILVRGLPVDANGHIHLSIGDVLNAYTLLGGLATAGLFLFYGAVFVALKTSGTIRDDAHRFAKQLSLPVTGLVGAFGLWTQLAHGKTWTWLVLAVAVVAQLAAVALVWRRASDGWAFASTAVVVAAVVILLFGVLYPDLVPSTLNKQWSLTIYNSSSTPYTLKIMTWVTAFFAPLTVVYQAWTYWVFRQRISTDRIPPSIGLARRPS, from the coding sequence ATGGCGCTGCAAGAGTTATGGTTCGGCATCATCGCCGTATTGTTCCTGGGCTTCTTCATCCTGGAGGGCTTCGACTTTGGCGTGGGCATGCTGATGGAACCCTTCGGTCGCGCCGGCACCGGCGACAGGGAGAACCACCGACGCGCCGCGCTAAACACCATCGGCCCGGTATGGGACGGCAACGAGGTCTGGCTACTCACCGCCGGCGCCGGGATGTTCGCCGCCTTCCCCGGCTGGTACGCGAGCGTGTTCTCCACGCTCTATTTACCGTTGCTCGCGATCCTGTTCGGCATGATCGTGCGTGCTGTGGCCATCGAATGGCGCGGCAAGATCGACGACACGAAATGGCGCGCCCTGGCCGATTTCGCCATCGCGGCCGGGTCCTGGCTGCCCGCGGTGCTGTGGGGTGTGGCGTTCGCCATCCTGGTGCGCGGCCTGCCGGTGGACGCCAACGGTCACATTCATCTCTCCATCGGCGACGTGCTCAACGCCTACACGCTACTGGGCGGTCTGGCCACCGCCGGGCTGTTCTTGTTCTACGGCGCGGTGTTCGTCGCGTTGAAGACGTCCGGCACGATCCGCGACGACGCGCACCGATTCGCCAAGCAGCTATCGCTTCCGGTTACGGGACTCGTTGGCGCCTTTGGGCTTTGGACACAGCTGGCGCATGGCAAGACCTGGACCTGGCTGGTGCTGGCCGTGGCAGTCGTCGCACAGCTGGCCGCCGTGGCGTTGGTGTGGCGCCGCGCCTCCGACGGCTGGGCGTTCGCCAGCACAGCAGTGGTCGTTGCGGCCGTGGTGATTCTGTTGTTCGGCGTGCTGTATCCCGATTTGGTGCCCTCCACGCTGAACAAGCAGTGGAGCCTGACGATCTACAACTCGTCGTCGACGCCCTACACGCTCAAGATCATGACGTGGGTGACCGCATTCTTCGCCCCGCTGACGGTCGTGTACCAGGCGTGGACGTATTGGGTCTTCCGGCAACGGATCTCGACTGACCGGATACCCCCGTCGATCGGCCTGGCAAGGCGCCCGTCCTGA
- a CDS encoding cytochrome ubiquinol oxidase subunit I: MNVVDISRWQFGITTVYHFIFVPLTIGLAPLVAVMQTVWVATGNTAWYRLTKFFGKLLLINFAIGVATGIVQEFQFGMNWSEYSRFVGDIFGAPLAMEGLAAFFFESTFLGLWIFGWSRLPRLVHLACIWIVAIAVNVSAFFIISANSFMQHPVGAHYNPATKRAEMDSIGAFLSNNTARAAFSHAVNGSLLTAATFVAAVSAWWLIRAQKTGNVDLGKVFRPAAILGCWVALFATVGLFFTGDQQGKLMFQQQPMKMASAESLCNTETDPDFSILTVGSHNNCDSITRVIQVPYVLPFLAESKFTGVTLQGVRDIQQDDQRKFGPNDYRPNLFVTYWSFRMMIGLMAIPVLFALATLWLTRGGRTPTQSWYSWFALLTIPTPFLANSAGWVFTEMGRQPWLVAPNPTGDQQVRLTVSQGVSDHAAGMVVTSLVLFTLVYAVLAVIWFWLLKRYVAEGPMEHDAEPAPPKVPGDDEVAPLSFAY; the protein is encoded by the coding sequence ATGAATGTCGTCGACATTTCGCGGTGGCAGTTCGGTATCACCACCGTCTACCACTTCATCTTTGTGCCGCTCACGATCGGCCTGGCCCCATTGGTCGCCGTCATGCAGACCGTGTGGGTGGCGACCGGTAATACCGCCTGGTATCGCCTGACCAAGTTCTTCGGCAAGCTGCTCCTGATCAACTTCGCGATCGGGGTGGCGACCGGGATTGTGCAGGAGTTCCAGTTCGGCATGAACTGGAGCGAATACTCGCGGTTCGTCGGCGACATCTTCGGCGCCCCACTCGCGATGGAAGGCCTGGCCGCCTTCTTCTTCGAATCCACCTTCCTCGGCTTGTGGATCTTCGGCTGGAGCAGGTTGCCGCGACTCGTGCACCTGGCCTGCATCTGGATCGTCGCGATCGCCGTCAACGTGTCCGCGTTCTTCATCATCTCGGCGAACTCGTTCATGCAGCATCCGGTTGGCGCGCACTACAACCCGGCGACCAAGCGCGCCGAGATGGACAGCATCGGGGCGTTCCTCAGCAATAACACCGCCCGTGCGGCGTTTTCACACGCGGTCAACGGCTCGTTGCTGACCGCCGCCACCTTCGTCGCCGCGGTGAGCGCCTGGTGGCTGATTCGCGCGCAAAAGACAGGGAACGTGGATCTCGGCAAAGTGTTTCGTCCGGCGGCGATCCTCGGGTGTTGGGTGGCACTGTTCGCCACCGTCGGGCTGTTCTTCACCGGCGACCAGCAGGGCAAGCTGATGTTCCAGCAGCAGCCGATGAAAATGGCATCGGCGGAATCGTTATGCAACACCGAAACCGATCCGGACTTCTCTATCCTGACGGTCGGTTCGCACAACAACTGCGACAGCATCACCCGCGTGATCCAGGTGCCCTACGTCCTGCCGTTCCTCGCCGAGAGCAAATTCACCGGTGTGACGTTGCAGGGCGTACGCGACATCCAACAGGACGATCAACGCAAGTTCGGGCCAAATGACTACCGGCCCAACCTATTCGTCACCTATTGGTCGTTCCGCATGATGATCGGCTTGATGGCGATCCCGGTGCTGTTCGCGCTCGCCACCTTGTGGTTGACCCGCGGCGGCCGCACCCCCACCCAATCGTGGTACTCCTGGTTCGCGCTACTGACCATCCCGACTCCGTTCCTGGCCAACAGCGCCGGATGGGTCTTCACCGAAATGGGCCGCCAGCCATGGCTTGTGGCGCCGAATCCGACCGGCGACCAGCAGGTCCGGCTGACGGTCAGCCAAGGCGTGTCGGATCACGCGGCCGGCATGGTCGTCACCTCGCTGGTGCTGTTCACCCTTGTCTACGCGGTGCTCGCGGTCATCTGGTTCTGGCTGCTGAAGCGCTACGTCGCCGAGGGTCCGATGGAACACGATGCGGAACCCGCACCGCCAAAAGTACCCGGCGACGACGAAGTGGCCCCGTTGTCGTTCGCCTACTGA
- a CDS encoding adenylate/guanylate cyclase domain-containing protein → MVARKCGAPPSRPDDSARPDCKAAVRAKNRARNDHYADSHDRRARVLNINAMMAVVISLLFGILGIWAGTFAQRTQVITLIAAMIFLTVPWLHRFGELVAPLTYIVSAYLVIFFICLEVGTGSGVQYYFIANASLVVLQLGIERIGLAALLAAIGAGLVIALQFLVPRSTGLEQPWAERTSFIITTISACTMAVVTVWFALRDTKRAEDVMESEHERSEALLANMLPASVADRLKEPERDVIADRYEEASVLFADMVGFTERASSTAPCDLVKFLDRVYSAFDELVDKHGLEKIKVSGDSYMVVSGVPRPRPDHLHALADFALDMVATAAKIQDAQGDSVPMRVGFATGTVVAGVVGSRRFFYDVWGDAVNVAARMESTDSVGQIQVPEDVYERLKDEFVLRERGRIEVKGKGVMHTWYLIGRKPAAAEPGDMPAEEPRTTHDATV, encoded by the coding sequence GTGGTGGCTAGAAAATGTGGTGCCCCACCCAGTCGGCCGGATGACTCGGCACGCCCGGACTGTAAAGCGGCGGTGCGGGCCAAGAATCGCGCCCGCAACGATCACTACGCCGACAGCCACGACCGCCGCGCCCGGGTGCTCAATATCAACGCCATGATGGCGGTGGTCATCAGCCTGCTCTTCGGGATCCTGGGCATCTGGGCCGGAACTTTCGCCCAGCGAACCCAGGTGATCACCCTCATCGCGGCGATGATCTTCCTGACCGTCCCGTGGCTGCATCGCTTCGGGGAATTGGTTGCGCCCCTTACCTACATCGTCTCGGCGTATCTCGTCATCTTCTTCATCTGCCTGGAGGTCGGCACCGGCTCCGGCGTCCAGTACTACTTCATCGCCAACGCGAGCCTGGTTGTGCTGCAGCTCGGCATCGAGCGCATCGGCCTGGCCGCGCTGCTGGCAGCCATCGGCGCCGGGCTGGTGATCGCCCTGCAGTTCCTCGTCCCCCGCTCGACCGGGCTCGAACAGCCCTGGGCCGAACGGACGAGCTTTATCATCACGACCATCTCGGCCTGCACGATGGCGGTGGTGACGGTGTGGTTCGCGCTGCGCGATACCAAACGCGCCGAAGACGTCATGGAGTCCGAACACGAGCGCTCGGAAGCCCTGCTGGCCAACATGTTGCCGGCCAGCGTCGCCGACCGGCTCAAAGAACCCGAGCGCGACGTCATCGCCGACCGATACGAGGAGGCCTCGGTGCTGTTCGCCGACATGGTCGGCTTCACCGAGCGCGCCAGCTCGACCGCACCGTGCGACCTCGTCAAGTTCCTGGACCGCGTCTACAGCGCTTTCGACGAACTGGTGGACAAACACGGGCTGGAGAAGATCAAAGTCAGCGGAGACTCCTACATGGTGGTTAGCGGGGTCCCGCGACCCAGGCCCGACCACTTGCACGCACTGGCCGACTTTGCCCTCGACATGGTCGCCACCGCGGCGAAAATCCAAGACGCACAGGGTGACTCGGTGCCGATGCGCGTCGGCTTCGCGACGGGCACCGTGGTCGCGGGCGTCGTGGGATCGCGACGCTTCTTCTACGACGTGTGGGGCGACGCGGTCAATGTCGCGGCCCGGATGGAATCGACGGACTCGGTGGGACAGATTCAAGTGCCCGAGGACGTGTACGAGCGCCTGAAGGACGAGTTCGTGCTGCGCGAGCGTGGCCGGATCGAGGTCAAAGGTAAAGGCGTGATGCACACCTGGTACCTGATCGGCCGCAAGCCGGCAGCCGCCGAACCCGGAGACATGCCCGCCGAGGAACCCCGAACGACGCACGACGCCACGGTCTAA
- a CDS encoding HdeD family acid-resistance protein gives MCHSEPMQPTEVPSMLPHLWKSTLVSGVLTLIVGVLVLAWPGISVLAAAIAFGVYLLITGVAQVVFAFSLHVSAGSRILLFISGAASLILAVLAFRHFGQGYAVLLLAIWIGIGFVFRGVATTVSAISDPTLPGRGWSIFVGAITLIAGVVVLAYPFASIITLAIVVGIWLAVIGVFEVIASFGIRKASKELGNGAGSV, from the coding sequence TTGTGCCACAGTGAGCCTATGCAGCCCACCGAAGTTCCAAGCATGTTGCCGCATCTGTGGAAATCCACGCTGGTATCGGGAGTCCTGACGCTGATCGTCGGTGTCCTGGTGCTGGCGTGGCCGGGGATATCCGTCCTGGCCGCCGCGATCGCCTTCGGTGTCTATCTGCTGATTACCGGTGTCGCACAAGTCGTATTCGCTTTCAGCCTGCATGTTTCGGCGGGCAGTCGCATCCTGCTGTTCATCAGCGGTGCCGCATCGTTGATCCTGGCCGTGCTGGCATTTCGCCACTTCGGCCAGGGGTATGCGGTCCTGTTGCTAGCCATCTGGATTGGCATCGGATTCGTCTTCCGTGGTGTGGCCACAACGGTTTCCGCGATCAGCGATCCGACGCTGCCGGGACGCGGCTGGTCGATTTTCGTCGGCGCCATCACCCTGATAGCGGGCGTTGTCGTGCTCGCCTATCCCTTCGCATCGATCATCACGCTGGCGATCGTTGTCGGCATATGGCTGGCCGTCATCGGCGTCTTCGAAGTGATCGCGTCCTTCGGAATCCGCAAGGCCTCCAAAGAACTCGGGAATGGCGCGGGAAGCGTTTAA
- the cydD gene encoding thiol reductant ABC exporter subunit CydD — MSCGVVIAGCAIGSAIVLAGIVAGIIADPLARDLRGWLGPLSILLTLWVVRTVTQWLQTRLGQRGASAVIADLNDQVLTAVTARPPTEIDAQRDAAAVVVTRGLDGLRPYFTGYLPTLLLAAILTPATVAVIALYDLKSTVIVVITLPLIPIFMVLIGLATAERSAAALAAMTTLQGRLLDLIAGIPTLRALGRASGPEHRIAELAAAHRRSAMATLRIAFLSALVLELLATLGVALIAVGIGLRLVFGEMTLTTGLTVLLLAPDVYWPLRRIGVEFHAAQDGRAAANEAFALIGEHTVAARRDRTVVASGTEIRLEQLSVAGRDGNSPCELTGAIPPGRVTVLTGRNGAGKSTTLQAIAGLTVPSSGRVLVDGVDVAELEQSAWWRHVSWLPQRPVLVPGTVRDNLALFGELDDLETACAASGFDAVLAELPDGLETTLGRDGAGLSLGQRQRLGLARAFGSSASVLLLDEPTAHLDADTEQRVLRAIVERARSGATVVVVGHRQPVVAIGDHVVEVVSDSEVRCARV, encoded by the coding sequence GTGAGCTGCGGAGTGGTGATCGCCGGCTGCGCGATCGGCTCGGCGATCGTGCTGGCCGGCATCGTCGCGGGCATCATCGCCGATCCCTTGGCTCGTGATCTGCGGGGCTGGCTGGGACCGCTGTCAATCCTGTTGACGCTGTGGGTCGTCCGCACAGTGACACAGTGGTTGCAGACGCGCCTGGGCCAGCGCGGCGCCAGCGCGGTGATCGCCGATCTCAACGATCAGGTGCTGACGGCGGTCACCGCCCGGCCACCCACCGAAATCGACGCGCAGCGGGATGCGGCCGCGGTTGTGGTAACCCGCGGCCTGGACGGCTTACGTCCTTATTTCACCGGCTATCTGCCCACACTGCTGCTTGCCGCGATCCTGACTCCGGCGACCGTGGCCGTGATCGCGCTCTACGACCTGAAATCCACGGTGATCGTGGTGATCACGCTGCCGCTGATACCGATTTTCATGGTGTTGATCGGGCTCGCGACAGCGGAACGATCAGCGGCCGCGCTGGCCGCCATGACGACACTGCAGGGCCGGCTGCTGGACCTGATCGCGGGTATCCCCACGCTGCGGGCGTTGGGCCGCGCGTCGGGCCCCGAACATCGCATCGCTGAACTCGCTGCGGCCCATCGACGCTCGGCGATGGCGACGCTGCGGATCGCATTCCTGTCCGCGCTGGTGCTCGAATTGCTGGCCACCTTGGGCGTCGCGCTGATCGCGGTCGGTATCGGTCTGCGCCTGGTGTTCGGCGAGATGACCCTGACCACCGGATTGACCGTGCTGCTGCTGGCTCCCGACGTGTACTGGCCGCTGCGCCGCATCGGCGTGGAATTCCATGCCGCTCAAGACGGTCGGGCCGCGGCCAACGAGGCGTTCGCGCTGATCGGCGAACACACCGTGGCCGCGCGGCGCGACCGAACGGTCGTCGCGAGTGGAACGGAGATCCGGCTGGAGCAGCTCAGTGTGGCCGGCCGCGACGGCAATTCGCCCTGCGAGTTGACCGGGGCGATCCCGCCGGGTCGTGTGACGGTCCTAACCGGCCGCAACGGCGCCGGCAAGAGCACCACGCTGCAGGCGATCGCGGGACTCACGGTGCCGTCGTCCGGTCGAGTCCTGGTCGACGGGGTCGACGTGGCGGAGTTGGAACAGAGCGCGTGGTGGCGACATGTGTCCTGGCTGCCGCAGCGCCCGGTGCTGGTCCCCGGCACGGTCCGCGACAACCTAGCCCTGTTCGGCGAGTTGGATGACCTCGAAACTGCTTGTGCCGCATCAGGCTTCGATGCCGTTCTGGCCGAGCTGCCGGACGGGCTGGAGACCACGCTGGGACGCGACGGCGCCGGGTTATCGCTGGGACAGCGCCAGCGGCTGGGCCTGGCCCGCGCGTTCGGGTCGTCGGCTTCGGTGCTGCTACTGGATGAGCCCACCGCCCATTTGGACGCCGACACCGAGCAGCGGGTACTGCGGGCCATCGTGGAGCGGGCGCGCTCCGGGGCGACGGTCGTGGTCGTGGGCCACCGGCAACCCGTCGTGGCAATCGGTGACCACGTGGTCGAGGTGGTTTCGGACAGCGAGGTGCGTTGTGCGCGAGTCTGA
- the cydC gene encoding thiol reductant ABC exporter subunit CydC — protein MRESDPLVAASSLLQPRLPRILAAIALGVLSLGSALALAGVSAWLITRAWQMPPILDLSVAVVAVRLFAISRGVLHYCERLATHNTALRAAGAARSQIYHRLAHGPAAVAVRLHSGELVARVGADVDELADVLVRAVVPIGVASVLAVAATVAVAVISPAAGTVLAICLLITGVVAPLLAGRAAATQEEVARQQHSERDTAAMTALEHAPELRVAGALSDVIAESHRRQLRWSDALDAAARPAAVAEAMPTAAIGASVLGAVVAGIGLAHAVAPTTLAVLMLLPLSAFEAMTPLPRAAIQLTRSRIAARRLLDLAPTVQDAESESPAPTPIPVGTARLSADLRFGHPQAFSHPVTVDLEPGARLAVTGASGAGKTTLLMTLAGLVPPLHGHAMLNGTDLSRFDEHELPSAVCFFAEDAHIFATTVRDNLLVARGDCGDDELAAALSSVGLGDWLARLPEGLSTVLIGGAHAISAGQRRRLLLARAMLSPARIVLLDEPTEHLDALDAERVLTDLLTSSSGLMSSERTVVVATHHLPAAVRCAELHIGQEPVLRGDVGVA, from the coding sequence GTGCGCGAGTCTGATCCGCTGGTTGCGGCGTCGAGCCTGCTGCAGCCGCGGCTGCCCCGCATCCTGGCCGCCATCGCGTTGGGAGTGCTGTCGCTGGGCAGCGCGCTGGCCTTGGCCGGCGTTTCGGCATGGCTCATCACGCGGGCCTGGCAGATGCCGCCCATCCTCGACTTGTCCGTCGCGGTCGTCGCGGTGCGCTTGTTCGCGATCTCGCGGGGCGTGCTGCACTACTGTGAGCGACTGGCCACGCACAACACCGCGCTGCGCGCGGCCGGCGCTGCGCGGTCGCAGATCTATCACCGGCTGGCGCACGGACCGGCCGCGGTGGCTGTTCGGCTGCACAGCGGTGAACTGGTGGCCCGCGTCGGCGCCGATGTGGACGAACTCGCCGACGTCCTGGTGCGGGCCGTTGTCCCGATCGGCGTCGCATCCGTGTTGGCGGTGGCGGCAACGGTCGCGGTCGCGGTCATCTCGCCGGCGGCGGGCACGGTGCTGGCGATCTGCCTGTTGATCACCGGCGTGGTGGCTCCCCTGCTGGCGGGCAGGGCGGCGGCTACCCAGGAAGAGGTTGCCCGCCAACAGCATTCCGAGCGTGACACGGCGGCGATGACCGCCCTCGAGCACGCCCCCGAGCTCCGCGTCGCCGGCGCCCTGTCCGACGTCATCGCGGAATCGCATCGTCGCCAGCTCCGCTGGAGTGATGCGCTGGACGCGGCCGCCAGGCCGGCCGCGGTGGCCGAGGCCATGCCCACCGCCGCGATCGGAGCCAGCGTGCTCGGCGCGGTCGTGGCCGGGATCGGGCTGGCACACGCGGTCGCCCCTACCACATTGGCCGTCTTGATGTTGTTGCCCCTGTCCGCATTCGAGGCGATGACTCCCCTACCGAGGGCCGCTATTCAGCTGACGCGTTCACGAATCGCCGCGCGACGTCTGCTCGATCTGGCGCCGACGGTCCAGGACGCCGAATCCGAATCTCCTGCGCCGACACCAATACCGGTCGGCACCGCGAGGTTGTCGGCCGACCTGCGATTCGGCCACCCGCAGGCTTTCTCACACCCGGTGACCGTCGACCTCGAGCCGGGCGCACGGCTGGCCGTCACCGGCGCCAGTGGCGCCGGGAAGACGACACTGCTGATGACACTCGCGGGCCTGGTGCCGCCATTGCACGGCCACGCAATGTTGAACGGTACGGACCTGAGCCGGTTCGACGAGCACGAATTGCCCAGTGCAGTGTGCTTTTTCGCGGAGGACGCGCACATCTTTGCCACCACGGTTCGAGACAACCTCTTGGTCGCCCGCGGCGACTGCGGCGACGACGAACTGGCGGCAGCACTGAGTTCGGTTGGCCTCGGTGACTGGCTCGCGCGTCTGCCCGAGGGGCTGTCGACGGTGCTGATCGGCGGCGCGCACGCGATCTCGGCGGGTCAGCGCAGACGGCTGCTGCTGGCCCGGGCAATGCTATCGCCGGCTCGTATCGTGCTGCTCGACGAGCCCACCGAACATCTCGACGCGCTCGACGCCGAACGGGTCTTGACGGACTTGCTGACCTCGTCGTCCGGGCTGATGAGCAGTGAGCGGACGGTGGTGGTGGCCACTCACCACCTGCCCGCGGCGGTGCGCTGTGCCGAGCTGCACATCGGCCAAGAGCCTGTACTCAGAGGTGACGTCGGCGTGGCGTGA